From Enterococcus mundtii, the proteins below share one genomic window:
- a CDS encoding RNA-guided endonuclease InsQ/TnpB family protein, whose product MKLLVAYKTEILPTEEQKEIINRTIGVARFVKNFYIYHNQEVYKANGKFVSGMDFSKWLNNDYIPNHPDKLWIKAVYAKSTKHAIMETEKAFRKFFQGRANFPKFKKKKHQDVSMYFVKNDKKTIIRCERHRIKVPSLNWVKLKEKGYIPKHDDKHIIKSGTISQQANRYYLSVIVEQDCTAQVLNDTPTEGVGIDLGLKDFAILSTGKTYKNINKSGKIRKIEKQLKRQQRKLSRKYESEKKRVNEKQSKRGEATRKNIEKQVLKVQKLHKRLTDIRRDRVNKIVSELVKTKPAYITIEDLNVKGMMKNRHLSKAVREQSFYAFRKKLADKCKVYHIELRLVDRFYPSSKRCHECGHKKVDLKLSERTYHCEKCGYVADRDYNASMNLKDVKEYKVIA is encoded by the coding sequence ATGAAGTTGTTAGTGGCATACAAAACGGAAATTCTTCCAACAGAAGAACAAAAAGAAATTATTAATCGAACCATTGGCGTTGCACGTTTTGTAAAGAACTTTTACATTTACCACAACCAAGAAGTTTACAAAGCAAACGGAAAGTTTGTATCAGGTATGGATTTTTCAAAGTGGTTAAATAACGACTACATTCCGAACCATCCAGATAAGCTGTGGATCAAAGCTGTTTATGCGAAGTCAACGAAACACGCGATTATGGAGACAGAAAAAGCCTTTAGAAAGTTTTTTCAAGGAAGAGCTAATTTTCCTAAATTTAAAAAGAAGAAGCACCAAGATGTATCGATGTATTTCGTGAAGAACGATAAAAAGACAATCATCCGTTGTGAGCGTCATCGGATAAAAGTTCCCTCTTTGAATTGGGTAAAACTGAAAGAAAAAGGCTATATTCCTAAACACGATGACAAACATATCATAAAGAGTGGCACCATCAGCCAACAAGCAAACCGCTACTACCTGTCGGTCATCGTGGAACAGGACTGTACCGCTCAAGTACTGAACGATACTCCTACCGAAGGCGTGGGTATCGACTTAGGATTAAAAGATTTTGCGATTCTTTCCACAGGGAAAACCTATAAAAATATCAATAAATCAGGAAAAATTCGTAAAATCGAAAAACAATTAAAACGACAACAACGCAAGCTGTCGAGGAAATACGAAAGCGAAAAAAAGCGTGTCAACGAAAAACAATCAAAGAGAGGAGAAGCTACTCGCAAAAATATTGAAAAACAAGTCTTGAAAGTACAAAAACTTCATAAACGGTTGACAGATATCCGTAGGGACAGAGTGAATAAAATTGTGTCAGAGCTAGTAAAAACCAAACCAGCTTATATCACAATTGAAGATTTGAATGTCAAGGGGATGATGAAAAACCGGCATCTTTCAAAAGCTGTGAGAGAGCAATCTTTCTATGCTTTTCGTAAAAAATTAGCAGATAAATGTAAAGTCTATCATATTGAGTTAAGACTAGTCGATCGATTCTATCCTAGCTCGAAACGATGTCATGAATGTGGGCATAAGAAAGTGGATTTAAAGCTATCTGAGCGTACCTATCACTGTGAGAAGTGTGGATATGTAGCAGATAGAGATTATAACGCGAGCATGAATTTGAAAGATGTGAAGGAATACAAAGTGATTGCATAA
- a CDS encoding PrgI family protein has product MAIEVVIRKEIKEYQEKIFFGFSLRQVIVIALALIVILPVGLVNHFIWGYSIDDLGIVLMFFTSPILSVGWIKKNQLPLEKYLFIRWRHLIATKHYPYQNARLEEDHEGISTRKISKTEKYRSEKGN; this is encoded by the coding sequence ATGGCAATTGAAGTCGTGATCAGAAAAGAAATCAAAGAATATCAAGAGAAGATCTTTTTTGGCTTCTCTTTAAGACAGGTTATCGTTATCGCATTAGCTTTAATCGTGATTTTACCGGTCGGTCTAGTTAATCATTTTATTTGGGGATATTCAATTGATGATCTAGGAATTGTATTGATGTTTTTTACTAGTCCGATTTTATCGGTGGGGTGGATCAAAAAAAATCAGTTGCCTTTAGAAAAATATCTTTTTATTCGTTGGCGCCATCTTATCGCAACAAAGCACTATCCATATCAAAATGCTCGGTTGGAGGAAGATCATGAAGGGATTTCAACGAGGAAAATCAGTAAAACAGAGAAATATCGAAGTGAAAAAGGGAATTAA
- a CDS encoding PTS sugar transporter subunit IIA has protein sequence MLEISSEHIWLNQQFGSWQEAIQQIGEQLLEKGVIQKEYIDAMVARQEAASVYIGNFVALPHGKAKDEQIVEEGIFLFQVPDGVDFGIDEEKKVATILFAVIMRENQQLTSLQELAFFCSDVDQVMALSDAQTVEEIQQILKQAEEF, from the coding sequence ATGCTTGAGATTTCATCTGAACATATTTGGTTGAACCAACAGTTTGGTAGCTGGCAAGAAGCCATTCAGCAGATTGGTGAACAACTACTTGAAAAAGGAGTCATCCAAAAGGAATATATCGATGCGATGGTTGCTCGCCAAGAAGCAGCAAGTGTCTATATCGGTAACTTTGTGGCACTTCCTCATGGAAAAGCAAAAGATGAACAGATTGTTGAAGAGGGTATTTTTTTGTTCCAAGTACCTGATGGCGTTGACTTTGGTATCGACGAAGAAAAGAAAGTCGCAACGATTTTATTTGCAGTGATCATGCGAGAAAACCAACAATTAACAAGTTTACAAGAACTTGCCTTTTTTTGTTCCGATGTCGATCAAGTGATGGCATTGAGCGATGCCCAAACAGTAGAGGAAATCCAACAAATCTTAAAACAAGCTGAGGAGTTTTGA
- a CDS encoding SpaA isopeptide-forming pilin-related protein, with protein sequence MVVGRVPQLTRTSFQLRVQKYGHAGIRKVDQQTKQPLVGAVFRFTTADGQIKELTTDSDGVAIWHDLLVDTVVTIQEIKAPEGYVLNPTPQTITVKVNELTSITLANQEQTANLMVIKEDAETGNQPQGGAQLIGAVYQLTAKDGETVAELTMEEVNGSASAELKGLRLGTYYLQETIPPKGYNLDPTIYPIHLTYAGQNETVAIHSKTVTDRVIKGHVEGYKFGSKPLIPTSIFEILHALTTNQTNHKPPLEGIELTATAHTTGKEYVQVTEKNGYFKFIDLPYDTYTITETKGTDGYLIIEPFEVTISEEDYTHFFLLEDEIIESRVHLIKIDQETGQQIPYAGAQFKIFDTWANDGQGAFVAMTRPNDTEKTEIFETNQKGELVTTESLPWGVDRYELHEVKAPEGYLPLEEPLIFSVTVENHSALIRLEVPNRLARQPIELIKRDRLNEQPLVQVPFGLYQVEKSENGEENLQFIEEYLTDDEGRIEVGDLPYGTYQFIEGKPLEGYLPLEEPLDFSVTVEKDGELIVLEAYNEREKLALTSLFTSLDGSKELDPTKDNQLKDVVWIKGAAIEVGHTYTVVTQYRKGDTGEVINEAISTYTAKSKEDQFEVFLELKANTLKANDQLIATHILYYESEQENEVAREDDLTNKEQTVYFNTPKNEKKEEAKKQDNTRNLPKTNSRTSVSLVGLGSLFLGVSGVLIYQQKRGGLND encoded by the coding sequence ATGGTAGTCGGTAGAGTGCCGCAGCTGACAAGAACTTCCTTTCAGTTACGCGTGCAAAAATATGGACATGCAGGTATCCGCAAAGTCGATCAACAAACAAAACAACCATTAGTAGGCGCCGTTTTTCGTTTCACGACTGCGGATGGACAGATAAAAGAATTGACGACAGATTCTGATGGTGTTGCTATTTGGCATGATCTACTCGTTGATACGGTTGTTACGATTCAAGAAATCAAAGCGCCAGAAGGCTACGTTTTAAATCCAACGCCCCAGACTATCACTGTCAAAGTGAATGAATTAACGAGTATCACGTTAGCTAATCAAGAACAGACAGCTAATTTGATGGTCATCAAAGAAGATGCAGAAACAGGCAATCAGCCTCAAGGAGGTGCCCAATTGATCGGAGCTGTGTATCAATTAACGGCCAAAGACGGAGAAACAGTTGCGGAATTGACGATGGAAGAGGTTAATGGAAGTGCATCAGCTGAGCTAAAAGGGTTAAGACTAGGAACCTATTATTTACAAGAGACCATTCCACCGAAAGGCTATAACTTAGATCCGACGATCTACCCTATACATTTGACCTACGCAGGACAAAATGAAACAGTGGCTATCCATAGTAAAACAGTCACTGATCGCGTCATCAAGGGTCATGTCGAAGGGTATAAATTTGGTTCAAAACCTCTTATCCCCACTTCTATCTTCGAAATTTTACACGCATTAACAACCAATCAAACGAATCATAAACCACCACTCGAAGGAATCGAACTAACAGCCACCGCTCATACCACAGGAAAAGAATATGTCCAAGTCACTGAAAAAAACGGCTACTTTAAATTTATCGATTTACCCTATGATACGTATACGATCACTGAAACAAAAGGAACGGATGGCTATTTGATCATTGAACCATTTGAAGTGACGATCAGTGAGGAAGATTATACACATTTCTTTTTATTAGAAGATGAAATCATCGAATCACGCGTACATCTCATCAAGATCGATCAAGAAACAGGACAACAAATTCCCTATGCTGGCGCACAATTCAAGATTTTTGATACTTGGGCGAATGATGGACAAGGGGCATTTGTAGCAATGACGCGTCCGAATGATACAGAAAAAACTGAGATTTTTGAAACGAATCAAAAAGGGGAATTAGTGACAACTGAGAGCTTACCTTGGGGCGTGGATCGCTATGAGCTTCATGAAGTCAAAGCGCCAGAAGGCTATCTCCCGTTAGAAGAACCATTGATTTTCAGTGTAACAGTGGAAAATCATAGTGCATTGATTCGCTTAGAAGTCCCTAACCGTTTAGCAAGACAACCCATTGAGTTGATCAAACGAGATCGCTTGAATGAACAACCTTTGGTGCAAGTACCATTTGGCCTATATCAAGTAGAAAAATCAGAAAATGGCGAGGAAAATCTTCAATTTATTGAAGAATATCTCACGGATGATGAGGGGAGAATCGAAGTAGGCGATTTGCCCTATGGCACCTATCAATTTATTGAAGGAAAACCATTAGAAGGGTATTTACCATTAGAAGAACCTTTAGACTTTTCAGTAACTGTTGAAAAAGATGGTGAGTTGATCGTATTAGAAGCCTATAACGAACGAGAAAAATTAGCATTGACGAGTTTGTTCACATCTCTCGATGGAAGCAAGGAGCTTGACCCAACCAAAGACAATCAATTGAAAGACGTAGTCTGGATCAAAGGAGCAGCCATTGAAGTCGGTCATACGTATACCGTAGTGACGCAGTACCGAAAAGGTGACACCGGAGAAGTCATCAACGAAGCAATCTCAACCTACACAGCAAAGAGTAAAGAAGATCAGTTTGAAGTTTTTCTGGAACTGAAAGCCAATACGCTAAAAGCCAATGATCAGCTGATTGCCACTCATATTTTGTACTACGAATCTGAACAAGAAAATGAGGTTGCACGTGAAGATGATCTGACTAATAAAGAGCAGACTGTTTATTTCAATACACCAAAAAACGAGAAAAAAGAAGAAGCGAAAAAGCAGGATAATACTCGGAATTTACCTAAAACGAATAGTCGTACTTCTGTCTCTCTAGTAGGGCTAGGTAGCTTATTTCTAGGAGTGAGTGGTGTTTTGATCTATCAACAAAAAAGGGGTGGGTTGAATGACTAA
- a CDS encoding immunoglobulin-like domain-containing protein: MTKRKKYMRFGLFIFSCSVVLLVTGCKSQQTEVSPTVGPASNKTKQAIKVKTPEESHLKKEENSSQLFEFASQFRKPLALPAEATIKDETNQLRIAYLEATTVPQSLENSVSRSNLTHRLAEDEQKVTLSEVVAIPESDNHWQSPYVHVNDPLQILPRGTAIDPFTYFTVVQGSDPVPVIHYTPVNPNESGYQVMQITATDSKGKVSVATVTFLFNHSPTIQQVRQSHHATIGSSIDLLAGISAHDEEDGELTAEVQVQTTLQTEKEGSYEVIYSVSDQFGASANLISNITITNEAPIISGPNQLILPVDQSFSLFDYFSVNDQEDGAINLTSENILASNLVPYVPGNYFVRIGNVIDRYGKRAAERTIYVHLTNEAPTVTNTHMTLPVFSELNKESYLAKLFLADREDPVDQLQVAIDLPFWEKIDTSRLNTYRFPLQVQDTHGKITKTFGSIQVINEPPVFSGIEDKRIIVGEEKPDLLAGISVSDREESIGIEDVEIIEEIAWDTPGSYPVYLTVKDTFTETTVSFHVIIQDNNPEMPEKLGE, from the coding sequence ATGACTAAAAGGAAAAAATACATGAGATTTGGCTTGTTCATATTCAGTTGTTCAGTTGTTTTATTAGTTACTGGTTGTAAATCACAACAAACAGAAGTCTCACCAACAGTGGGGCCCGCTTCAAACAAAACGAAACAGGCAATCAAAGTGAAAACACCAGAGGAGAGCCATCTGAAAAAAGAGGAGAACTCTTCTCAATTGTTTGAGTTTGCTTCTCAATTTCGAAAACCATTGGCTCTCCCCGCTGAAGCAACAATCAAGGATGAAACCAATCAGCTGAGGATCGCTTACCTTGAAGCAACAACAGTACCTCAAAGTCTAGAAAATTCAGTATCAAGAAGCAATCTCACGCATCGCCTCGCAGAAGACGAACAAAAAGTTACGCTATCGGAGGTTGTAGCAATTCCAGAGAGCGACAATCACTGGCAAAGTCCCTACGTGCATGTAAACGACCCATTGCAGATCTTACCAAGAGGAACAGCAATTGATCCCTTTACCTATTTTACTGTTGTTCAAGGAAGTGATCCCGTTCCAGTGATCCATTATACGCCCGTCAATCCTAACGAATCTGGCTATCAAGTGATGCAGATCACAGCAACTGATTCAAAAGGGAAAGTGAGTGTTGCGACAGTCACATTTCTGTTTAATCACTCCCCGACCATTCAACAAGTAAGACAAAGTCATCACGCTACGATCGGTTCAAGTATTGACTTATTGGCTGGCATTTCCGCTCACGATGAAGAAGATGGTGAATTGACCGCAGAGGTTCAAGTACAAACCACACTCCAGACAGAAAAAGAAGGAAGCTATGAAGTGATTTATTCTGTGAGTGATCAATTTGGAGCAAGTGCCAACCTGATAAGTAATATTACGATCACCAATGAAGCACCAATAATAAGTGGGCCGAACCAACTGATTTTACCTGTTGATCAATCATTCTCTTTATTTGATTATTTCTCCGTAAATGATCAAGAAGATGGTGCCATCAATCTTACTTCGGAAAACATCTTAGCATCCAATCTTGTCCCCTATGTACCAGGAAACTACTTCGTAAGAATTGGGAATGTCATTGACCGTTATGGCAAACGAGCGGCAGAGCGTACAATCTATGTTCACCTAACAAATGAAGCGCCGACTGTTACAAATACGCATATGACTCTTCCTGTATTTAGTGAACTGAATAAAGAAAGCTATCTAGCAAAACTATTTCTTGCAGATCGTGAAGATCCGGTTGATCAATTACAAGTGGCAATCGATCTGCCCTTTTGGGAGAAAATCGACACTTCCCGATTAAATACCTATCGTTTTCCTCTTCAAGTCCAAGATACGCATGGAAAAATCACCAAAACCTTTGGGAGCATCCAAGTAATCAATGAACCACCTGTATTTTCTGGGATAGAGGATAAGAGAATCATTGTAGGCGAAGAAAAGCCAGATTTATTAGCAGGGATCTCCGTGTCGGATCGTGAAGAGAGTATTGGAATAGAAGATGTTGAGATCATAGAAGAAATCGCTTGGGATACACCTGGAAGCTATCCTGTTTATTTGACGGTCAAAGATACATTTACAGAAACGACAGTATCTTTTCATGTCATTATTCAAGACAACAATCCAGAAATGCCAGAGAAATTGGGAGAATAA
- a CDS encoding VirB4-like conjugal transfer ATPase, CD1110 family: MKKGIKKSSLTKLLHKQKKKRGKKERKSAPAKHAQRKIRYEKMYESGICELTSGRYSKSIQFSDVNYQIAPVEDQQAIFQGYCTLLDSCDDRTHLTITLKKKRMEQKELEKQLFYKETGERQDIYRRELNEMLRRTITEGGTNFSKQNLLTFSTQATDYDQAKHSLTRIEQQLSHSLSEIESSSQTLSGKERLQLLHELIKPNEWFQFNYTDLVYSRLSTKAVVTPASFSFKAKDYIEIGSDYAQVLYLKDYPTKLSDKLILELMDIGEELCLSIHIEPVDSEKANQLVQIKKAYMEGDKTTAERKATQKGYDPYSSIPYELTNSIKEAEALLDDLVKTGQKLYFVTLLVYFRSQTKEKLADIAEQVQHVGRKNRCHFNALDYLQDEGFNSVLPLGKNWIEQQRTLTTESTAIFIPFSAQDLDHIDGKYYGQNEMTKNSVRIDRKQLNTPSGMILGSSGSGKGVAKKYEEITTLLKNPEDEVISIDPEDEDTIIGNDFEAQIINIAPNTNTFINLLDISEDLRGEADPVKLKSDFLLTACEALIGGPTGLNSAQRSIIDRVTRLTYFNFQKNSEKSAPTLAEDWFPLLKEQPEKEAQTLALDLELYIDGSLSMFSKPTNVSLNKRFVIYNTKQLGNQLKTFGMMVVLEQVWNRVVRNRDRGITTWIYIDEMQLLLNDPYCENYFFELWSRIRKWGAIATGITQNVETLLLSDKARRMLSNTEFIIMLKQAKSDLDELSSLFNLSYQQQKQLLNPIKGAGLIRAGNAIVPFSNTVDPTTKLYELITTDPVERHRLRQEVSP; this comes from the coding sequence GTGAAAAAGGGAATTAAAAAGTCTTCCTTAACCAAACTATTACACAAGCAAAAGAAAAAAAGAGGAAAAAAAGAACGAAAATCAGCACCAGCCAAACATGCACAAAGGAAGATTCGTTATGAAAAAATGTATGAAAGTGGAATTTGTGAACTCACTTCTGGACGATATTCAAAAAGTATCCAGTTTTCAGATGTCAATTACCAAATTGCACCTGTAGAAGACCAACAAGCTATTTTTCAAGGGTATTGTACCTTACTAGATAGTTGTGATGACCGAACACATCTAACGATTACCTTGAAAAAAAAGCGAATGGAACAAAAGGAACTTGAAAAGCAATTGTTCTATAAAGAAACAGGGGAGAGACAGGACATCTACCGTCGAGAATTGAATGAAATGCTTCGACGAACCATAACAGAAGGAGGAACGAATTTTAGCAAACAAAATCTATTGACCTTCAGCACGCAGGCCACTGATTATGACCAAGCCAAGCATTCCTTGACACGTATCGAACAACAACTTAGTCATAGCCTTTCGGAAATCGAATCAAGTAGTCAAACACTTTCTGGCAAAGAACGGTTGCAACTGCTCCATGAATTGATCAAACCTAATGAATGGTTTCAGTTCAATTATACAGATTTAGTTTATAGCCGTTTGTCGACAAAGGCAGTGGTTACCCCTGCAAGTTTTAGCTTTAAAGCAAAAGACTATATCGAAATTGGCTCAGACTATGCCCAAGTCCTTTATTTGAAAGATTACCCCACCAAACTTTCAGATAAATTGATCTTAGAATTAATGGATATTGGCGAAGAGTTGTGTTTATCGATCCACATTGAACCAGTGGATTCTGAAAAAGCAAATCAGTTGGTTCAAATTAAAAAAGCTTATATGGAAGGAGACAAAACAACTGCTGAAAGAAAAGCGACACAAAAAGGCTATGATCCTTATTCAAGTATTCCGTATGAATTGACCAATAGTATCAAGGAAGCCGAAGCTTTATTAGACGATCTAGTCAAAACCGGCCAAAAATTATATTTTGTTACCTTACTCGTTTATTTCCGATCTCAGACCAAAGAAAAACTAGCTGATATTGCGGAACAAGTCCAACATGTTGGACGTAAAAATCGTTGTCATTTCAATGCATTAGACTATCTACAAGATGAAGGATTCAATTCAGTCTTACCTTTAGGCAAAAATTGGATCGAACAACAACGGACGCTGACGACAGAAAGTACAGCAATTTTTATTCCATTTTCAGCGCAAGATCTTGATCATATAGATGGCAAATATTATGGGCAAAATGAAATGACCAAAAATAGTGTAAGGATCGATCGTAAGCAACTAAACACGCCGAGTGGCATGATTTTAGGTAGCTCTGGTTCAGGCAAAGGTGTAGCAAAAAAATATGAAGAAATCACGACGTTACTTAAAAATCCCGAAGATGAAGTCATTTCGATTGATCCGGAAGATGAGGATACGATCATCGGCAATGATTTTGAAGCTCAAATCATCAATATCGCCCCTAATACCAATACATTCATCAACTTACTAGATATTTCAGAAGACTTGAGAGGAGAGGCAGATCCAGTAAAATTGAAATCTGACTTTTTGTTGACTGCTTGTGAAGCTTTGATCGGTGGTCCAACTGGTTTAAACTCAGCACAACGATCGATCATTGACCGTGTCACGCGATTGACGTATTTCAATTTTCAAAAAAACTCAGAAAAATCAGCACCGACATTGGCGGAAGATTGGTTTCCGCTTTTAAAAGAACAACCGGAAAAAGAGGCGCAGACATTGGCGTTAGACTTAGAGTTATATATCGATGGTTCACTTTCGATGTTTTCTAAACCAACTAATGTTTCTTTAAATAAACGTTTTGTGATTTACAATACGAAACAACTAGGGAACCAATTGAAAACTTTTGGGATGATGGTTGTTTTGGAACAAGTGTGGAATCGGGTCGTTCGCAATCGAGACCGAGGAATCACTACTTGGATCTATATTGATGAAATGCAACTCCTGTTAAATGATCCCTACTGTGAAAATTATTTTTTTGAACTATGGAGCCGAATCCGTAAATGGGGCGCGATTGCCACTGGTATTACCCAAAATGTCGAAACCTTATTATTATCAGATAAAGCACGCCGAATGTTAAGTAATACTGAATTTATCATTATGTTGAAACAAGCGAAAAGTGATCTAGATGAGCTGTCTTCTTTGTTCAATCTTTCGTATCAGCAACAAAAACAATTGCTCAATCCTATCAAAGGGGCAGGGCTGATACGCGCAGGCAACGCCATCGTTCCCTTCTCCAATACTGTTGATCCAACAACAAAACTTTATGAATTGATCACCACTGATCCTGTCGAACGTCACAGATTACGACAGGAAGTATCGCCATGA
- a CDS encoding BglG family transcription antiterminator: protein MYLSPREKELLTELINSPAPVSIQKMVNVLRVSKRTVYRELEQLERSLEEVNASLKKIARGSFAIEATPETMTQLRQLLNEKEMELSTTERQHAILLELLLTKEPLSLSYFLEKYLISNTTFYADIKQLETSMKQLPLSITRNRGYEITGPEKYRRLLIANILELEINAYEIFHLLEFDTTTNFFFQFITTDSLLLARQVVREELVQQKKELSDRKLEHLVLILSITIDRVKKNQVLTNETYTGLVNKELLRIAKALFSKIAKETQQLYPVNEIVFFASLLNDFSNSFDQDFFEETFDTQLAYLVKQLIQVVSEATNNPFYQDETLYKMLLTHLSGVFSRAVLQEEQLTNPILEKIMVQYQEIAQAIRQGIEQIFQEKKLSEEEIAYMVLHFANSLEKTPKDSTIKIAGFSPSGLASTSMLELKLKRYFPFVQHIHFYRIADLKKINLEEEYDLVISTSILSGYEGKYLLVSPLLLEEEIKQLKAEFARLTAHRTEHIRLADQPSVIEDTYEETVLMMSKINQLLQYFFIQELDNPTTVEATLKDIFDYLPTGVVQDKEKVYQRLMKRYQQAPIGLPHTNMGLFHTSSSEITEPLFCIFQLKQVLEIEGMDKTKVDLSRMLVMLAPSPIDEATGKLLGKISGALIMNDLNTEIFRSGNEAIIYQLLSKILIDEIKK from the coding sequence ATGTATTTGTCACCAAGGGAAAAAGAATTATTGACAGAACTCATCAATAGTCCAGCACCTGTATCTATACAAAAAATGGTCAATGTTTTACGTGTCAGCAAACGGACTGTATACCGCGAGTTGGAGCAATTAGAACGATCGCTCGAGGAAGTAAATGCTTCGCTGAAAAAAATAGCCCGAGGGTCATTTGCGATTGAAGCAACACCTGAAACAATGACACAATTGCGCCAACTATTGAACGAAAAAGAGATGGAACTATCGACAACCGAAAGGCAACATGCGATTTTATTAGAACTATTACTTACGAAAGAACCGTTGTCTTTAAGTTATTTTTTAGAAAAGTATTTGATTAGTAATACGACTTTTTATGCTGATATCAAGCAACTTGAAACCAGTATGAAACAACTGCCATTGTCGATCACGCGTAACCGTGGCTATGAAATCACTGGACCGGAAAAATACCGCAGATTGCTGATAGCGAATATCTTAGAGTTGGAGATCAATGCGTATGAAATATTTCACTTGCTGGAATTTGATACGACAACGAATTTCTTTTTTCAATTTATCACGACAGATAGTTTATTACTGGCGCGTCAAGTGGTACGAGAAGAATTGGTTCAACAAAAGAAAGAATTAAGTGACCGGAAACTGGAACATTTAGTTTTGATACTCAGCATTACGATCGACCGTGTCAAAAAAAATCAAGTGCTGACGAATGAAACCTACACTGGACTAGTGAATAAAGAGTTATTACGTATCGCCAAAGCTTTATTTTCTAAAATCGCTAAGGAAACGCAACAACTTTATCCAGTCAATGAAATCGTCTTTTTTGCTAGTCTATTAAATGATTTCTCGAATTCCTTTGATCAGGATTTCTTTGAAGAAACATTTGATACGCAACTCGCTTATCTTGTGAAACAATTGATCCAAGTAGTCAGTGAAGCAACAAATAATCCATTCTACCAAGATGAAACACTCTACAAAATGTTGTTGACCCATTTATCAGGAGTATTTTCTCGAGCGGTACTTCAAGAAGAACAATTGACTAATCCAATCTTGGAAAAAATCATGGTCCAGTATCAAGAGATCGCCCAAGCCATCCGTCAAGGAATCGAGCAGATTTTTCAAGAAAAGAAACTATCCGAAGAAGAAATTGCTTATATGGTTCTTCACTTTGCGAACTCGTTAGAAAAAACACCAAAGGACAGCACGATCAAAATCGCTGGTTTTTCACCTAGTGGCTTAGCTTCGACAAGTATGCTTGAGTTAAAACTAAAGAGATACTTCCCATTTGTTCAACATATCCATTTTTATCGAATTGCTGATTTAAAGAAAATCAATTTAGAAGAAGAGTATGATCTCGTCATTTCTACCTCGATCTTAAGTGGCTATGAGGGGAAATATCTATTAGTTTCACCATTACTTCTTGAGGAAGAAATTAAACAATTAAAAGCAGAATTTGCTCGTTTGACAGCACATCGAACGGAGCATATCCGGTTAGCTGATCAACCTTCTGTTATCGAAGATACTTATGAAGAAACGGTGTTGATGATGAGTAAAATCAATCAGCTACTCCAGTATTTCTTCATTCAAGAATTAGACAATCCAACGACAGTAGAAGCTACGTTGAAGGATATTTTCGACTATTTACCTACAGGGGTGGTCCAAGATAAAGAAAAAGTCTATCAGCGTTTAATGAAAAGATATCAACAAGCGCCGATCGGGTTACCTCATACCAACATGGGGCTTTTCCATACCTCTAGTTCTGAGATCACGGAACCTTTATTCTGTATTTTTCAATTGAAGCAAGTATTGGAGATCGAGGGAATGGACAAAACGAAAGTTGATTTATCAAGAATGTTAGTGATGCTAGCACCTTCCCCTATTGACGAAGCTACTGGAAAATTACTTGGAAAAATAAGTGGTGCATTGATCATGAATGATTTGAATACTGAGATTTTTCGATCAGGAAATGAGGCAATCATCTATCAGTTGTTATCTAAAATTTTGATCGATGAAATAAAAAAATAA